In Pseudomonadota bacterium, one DNA window encodes the following:
- a CDS encoding AAA family ATPase: MGKSIAVAGKGGTGKTTLTGLLLRYLAEKGLKPVLAVDADANANLSEVLGVEVPGTIGDLREGMKTEVPAGMTKEAYMEYNIQKLLVETGTYDLLVMGLPEGAGCYCYANALCKKFIDFMINEYDYVVMDNEAGLEHLSRLLTKDIDLLMVVSDPSLRGIRTAGRIKELIEKLRLNIKKLALVINRAPEEGISAEAHQLIDQLGLELAGVIPEDPAIAQFDREGKPSVEIPDDALSYRKLTKIMETIFPLYLQ; this comes from the coding sequence ATGGGAAAATCTATCGCCGTTGCCGGTAAAGGGGGCACCGGAAAAACCACGCTTACCGGCCTCCTGCTCCGTTACCTGGCCGAAAAAGGACTGAAACCGGTTCTTGCTGTTGATGCTGATGCCAATGCCAACTTAAGTGAAGTTCTGGGAGTTGAAGTCCCCGGCACTATCGGCGACCTGCGGGAAGGAATGAAAACTGAAGTCCCCGCTGGCATGACTAAAGAAGCATATATGGAATACAACATCCAGAAGCTGCTGGTGGAAACTGGAACCTATGACCTGCTGGTCATGGGTTTGCCAGAAGGCGCGGGCTGTTACTGCTACGCCAACGCCCTGTGCAAAAAGTTCATTGATTTCATGATTAATGAATATGACTATGTGGTCATGGATAATGAAGCGGGGCTGGAGCACCTGAGCCGCTTACTGACCAAGGATATCGATCTGCTGATGGTGGTATCCGATCCCAGCCTGCGGGGCATCCGCACTGCCGGCCGCATCAAGGAATTGATTGAAAAGCTGCGCCTGAATATAAAAAAACTGGCATTGGTTATCAATCGAGCTCCTGAAGAGGGGATTTCCGCTGAAGCCCATCAGCTTATTGATCAACTTGGGCTTGAGCTGGCCGGAGTCATCCCGGAGGATCCTGCCATTGCCCAGTTTGACCGGGAGGGAAAGCCCTCGGTAGAGATCCCTGATGATGCTTTATCATACCGTAAATTAACCAAAATTATGGAAACAATTTTTCCCTTGTATTTACAATAA